A window from Cryptomeria japonica chromosome 1, Sugi_1.0, whole genome shotgun sequence encodes these proteins:
- the LOC131057470 gene encoding DNA-directed RNA polymerase subunit beta'': protein MNNKLNFQQATDAAISLGIDDLLTTPSKAWLIQDAQQRGFASERHHDYGNVHAVEKLRQLIEVWHATSEYLRREMNPNFRMTDPLNPVHMMSFSGARGSTSQVHQLVGMRGLMSDPRGKIVDLPIQGNFREGLSLTEYIISCYGARKGVVDTSIRTADAGYLTRRLVEVVQHLVVRKVDCGTIQGLFVNLIQDRETIKNKFVLQTLIGRVLADDVYIHGRCIATRNEDIGIKLANQLYYFQVQPIYIRTPFTCKSIYWICQLCYGRNTTHSNLIELGEAVGIIAGQSIGEPGTQLTLRTFHTGGVFTGDIAEHVRAPFTGKIEFNENLVYPTRTRHGHPAYICYNSLDVTINNQYEVQNLTIPPESLLFIQNNQLVESEQVIAEVRAKRSPFKEKVKKHIYSDLTGEMHRSIPMSNLILETTHLWVLSGSIYESVVVPFSSDQDQVDIPELLLDKHKSLSNYSVDQVKHESVDSNCFEKGKKILNYFETDRTIPNEHKDSIYSAILFENTHMSVKKEKNKLIVPLWCDKQWGKRRIPCPDFIFRIPRGQGILLNKKHIFAFLNDPRSKMIKYGNILGGYSIEKKRNSLENQLDGGPRLKIKKTYASLISVGTNEIIINMIQISLLKYPFFNIAKRENIASSPFLFHNKLGHTNLNDQSKLLSKGTIRSLPNENKKDESFTILSPSDFLQIVLFHDLKCLNTVKKLDANKKRIELSGLLGHLHSIANRFPYSHFMTYKKVLLTERSISNNDSNNFQLAKCYFMDEKREIYQFDSCRNIIFDFFNLNLYFCLSNFFEKTFSVVSLGQFCSESIWISEDKQLQGSGQIVVVHEESFVIRLAKPYLGARGATLNSYYGKILSQGDTLITMLYERLKSDDIIQGLPKVEQLSEARSNTSISKNRKKRFQKLNRYLAIFFGNFWGSFTSVRMTMEDSQNQLVDEIQKVYRSQGVQISDKHIEIIVRQITSKVLVVDVDRSENKNWENGLGSLFLPGELVGLSRVQRMDRALEKRINYRTILLGMTNASLNTQSFLSEASFQETAQVLAKSALQGRIDWLKGLKENVILGGMIPVGTGFNRLVKRSKMNSRTSQKSLFINKVEDFFFEHQDQALILSLKQKETSKNKKETSKNKKETSKNKKETSKNKKETSKNKKETSKNKKEASKNKK from the coding sequence ATGAACAATAAATTGAATTTCCAGCAAGCTACTGACGCAGCTATTTCATTAGGAATTGATGATCTTTTAACAACACCATCTAAAGCATGGCTTATCCAAGATGCGCAGCAACGAGGGTTTGCTTCAGAAAGACATCATGATTATGGGAATGTACATGCAGTAGAAAAATTACGTCAATTGATTGAGGTATGGCATGCTACCAGTGAATATTTGAGACGAGAAATGAATCCGAATTTTAGGATGACTGATCCTCTTAATCCAGTACATATGATGTCCTTTTCAGGAGCTAGAGGAAGTACATCCCAGGTTCACCAATTAGTAGGTATGAGAGGATTAATGTCGGATCCTCGAGGAAAAATTGTTGATCTACCCATTCAAGGGAATTTCCGCGAAGGACTTTCTTTAACGGAATATATTATTTCATGTTACGGTGCTCGTAAAGGAGTTGTGGATACTTCTATACGAACAGCAGATGCTGGATACCTCACACGTAGACTTGTTGAAGTAGTACAACACCTCGTTGTACGTAAAGTAGATTGTGGTACTATCCAAGGTCTTTTTGTAAATCTCATTCAAGATCGAGAAACAATCAAAAATAAATTTGTTCTACAAACACTAATTGGTCGTGTATTAGCAGACGATGTATATATACACGGGAGATGTATTGCCACGCGCAATGAAGATATTGGAATTAAACTTGCCAATCAATTATATTATTTCCAAGTACAACCAATATATATACGAACCCCTTTTACTTGCAAAAGTATATATTGGATTTGTCAATTATGTTATGGTCGGAATACTACTCATAGCAACTTAATCGAATTAGGAGAAGCAGTCGGCATTATTGCAGGCCAATCAATTGGAGAACCGGGAACTCAACTAACACTAAGGACTTTTCATACTGGTGGAGTATTCACGGGTGATATTGCAGAACATGTACGAGCCCCGTTCACCGGAAAAATTGAATTCAATGAAAATTTGGTTTATCCTACCCGTACCCGTCATGGGCATCCTGCTTATATATGTTATAATAGTTTAGACGTGACTATCAATAATCAATATGAAGTACAAAACTTAACGATTCCGCCAGAAAGTTTGCTATTCATTCAGAATAATCAACTCGTCGAATCGGAACAAGTAATTGCCGAGGTTCGTGCTAAAAGATCCCCCtttaaagaaaaagtaaagaaacaTATATATTCTGACTTGACAGGAGAAATGCACCGGAGTATCCCTATGTCTAATTTGATATTAGAGACAACTCATTTATGGGTATTATCGGGAAGTATATATGAATCCGttgtagtacctttttcttcaGATCAAGATCAAGTGGATATTCCAGAACTTCTTCTTGACAAACATAAATCACTTTCAAATTATTCGGTGGATCAAGTGAAACACGAATCAGTTGACTCAAACtgttttgaaaaaggaaaaaaaatcttgAATTATTTCGAAACTGATCGAACCATACCTAACGAACATAAAGACTCTATCTATTCCGCCATTCTTTTTGAAAATACCCATATGAgtgtaaaaaaggaaaaaaataaactCATCGTACCATTATGGTGTGATAAACAATGGGGAAAGCGAAGAATTCCTTGTCCTGATTTCATTTTTAGAATACCCAGAGGACAAGGTATTTTACTAAATAAAAAGCACATTTTTGCTTTTTTGAATGACCCCCGTTCAAAAATGATAAAATATGGGAATATTCTCGGAGGTTattcaattgaaaaaaaaaggaattcTCTTGAAAATCAATTAGACGGAGGGCCcagattaaaaataaaaaagactTATGCTTCTCTTATTTCAGTAGGAACAAATGAGATCATTATCAATATGATTCAAATTAGCTTGCTGAAATACCCTTTTTTCAATATCGCAAAAAGGGAAAATATAGCGAGTTCTCCATTTTTGTTTCATAACAAATTAGGTCACACTAATTTGAATGATCAAAGTAAATTACTGAGTAAGGGAACTATTCGTTCATTACCTAATGAGAATAAAAAAGATGAATCTTTTACTATTCTTTCTCCTTCTGATTTTTTGCAAATCGTTTTGTTTcatgatttaaaatgcttgaaTACAGTAAAAAAGTTGGATGCaaataaaaaaagaattgaattgtcaGGTCTCCTGGGTCATTTACATAGTATTGCTAATCGTTTCCCATACTCTCATTTCATGACTTATAAAAAAGTGTTACTAACTGAACGTTCAATTTCTAACAATGACTCGAATAATTTCCAATTAGCTAAATGCTATTTTATGGACGAAAAGAGGGAAATTTATCAATTTGATTCATGCAGGAATATTATTTTCGATTTCTTCAATTTGAATTTGTACTTTTGCCtatccaatttttttgaaaaaacatttTCAGTAGTCAGCCTTGGACAATTTTGTTCCGAAAGTATATGGATATCCGAAGATAAACAACTCCAAGGATCTGGTCAAATTGTAGTTGTTCATGAGGAATCTTTCGTCATTAGATTAGCTAAACCCTATTTGGGTGCTCGAGGAGCAACTCTTAATAGTTATTATGGGAAAATTCTTTCCCAAGGAGATACATTAATAACTATGTTATACGAAAGATTAAAATCCGATGATATAATTCAAGGTCTTCCTAAAGTTGAACAATTGTCAGAAGCCCGCTCAAATACTTCAAtatcaaaaaatcgaaaaaaaagatTTCAAAAATTGAACAGATACCTAGCAATATTTTTTGGAAACTTTTGGGGGTCATTCACCAGTGTTAGAATGACTATGGAGGATAGTCAGAATCAGTTGGTCGATGAAATTCAAAAGGTTTATCGATCCCAGGGGGTACAAATTTCTGATAAACATATAGAAATTATTGTTCGCCAAATTACATCGAAAGTTTTAGTTGTAGATGTCGACAGGTCCGAAAATAAAAATTGGGAAAATGGACTAGGTAGTCTTTTTTTACCCGGAGAACTCGTTGGATTATCACGAGTACAAAGAATGGATCGCGCTCTAGAAAAAAGAATAAACTATCGAACCATTTTATTGGGAATGACAAACGCATCTCTGAATACTCAAAGTTTTCTGTCAGAAGCGAGTTTTCAGGAGACTGCTCAGGTCCTAGCTAAATCTGCTCTTCAAGGTCGCATTGATTGGTTGAAGGGCTTGAAGGAAAATGTTATTCTCGGGGGAATGATACCTGTCGGTACTGGATTCAACCGTTTGGTAAAACGGAGCAAAATGAATTCGAGAACGAGTCAAAAAAGTCTATTTATCAATAAAGTCGAAGATTTTTTTTTTGAGCATCAAGATCAAGCCTTGATTTTATCTCTTAAACAAAAAGAAActagtaaaaataaaaaagaaactagtaaaaataaaaaagaaactagtaaaaataaaaaagaaactagtaaaaataaaaaagaaactagtaaaaataaaaaagaaactagtaaaaataaaaaagaagctagtaaaaataaaaaataa
- the LOC131057490 gene encoding small ribosomal subunit protein uS2c, which produces MTKKNWNINLKEMVKVGVHFGHETRKWNPKMAPYIFKERKDNHIINLTYTARFLSEACDFVFDGAKRGKQFMIVGTKHQTADAAKLAALAARCHYVNKKWLAGMLTNWFTTEARLEKFKNLTKKKNTGGFDGFTKKEAAILKRELNKLQEDLGGIRYMTKLPDIVIILDQKGEYTAIRECRTLGIPTICLVDTDCDPDLVDIPIPANDDGRGPIRLILNKLILAIRAGRELYYKK; this is translated from the coding sequence atgACGAAAAAAAATTGGAACATCAATTTGAAAGAGATGGTAAAAGTAGGAGTTCATTTTGGTCATGAGACCAGAAAATGGAATCCTAAAATGGCACCTTACATTTTTAAAGAACGTAAAGATAATCATATTATAAATTTAACTTACACCGCTCGTTTTTTATCAGAAGCCTGTGATTTTGTGTTTGATGGAGCAAAAAGAGGAAAACAATTTATGATAGTTGGTACAAAACATCAAACAGCTGATGCTGCTAAATTAGCTGCTTTAGCAGCTCGATGTCATTATGTAAATAAAAAATGGCTCGCGGGTATGTTAACTAATTGGTTTACTACAGAAGCAAgacttgaaaaattcaaaaatttaacgaAAAAAAAAAATACGGGAGGATTCGATGGATTTACGAAAAAAGAAGCAGCAATACTCAAGAGAGAATTGAACAAATTGCAGGAAGATCTAGGGGGTATTAGATACATGACAAAATTGCCCGATATTGTAATAATTCTCGATCAAAAAGGAGAATATACTGCTATTCGGGAATGTAGAACTTTGGGTATTCCAACAATTTGCTTAGTTGATACAGATTGTGACCCAGATCTCGTGGATATCCCAATCCCAGCCAATGATGATGGTAGAGGACCAATCCGCCTGAtcctaaataaattaattttagcaATTCGCGCGGGTAGAGAATTGTACTATAAAAAgtga
- the LOC131057489 gene encoding ATP synthase subunit a, chloroplastic, with the protein MDILQFPINMLNYFYEISGVEVGQHFYWQIGGFQVHAQVLITSWIVIAVLLGSATLAVRDPQIIPNGAQNFLEYVLEFVRDLARTQIGEEEYGPWVPFIGTMFLFIFVSNWAGALFPWGIIKLPHGELAAPTNDINTTVALALLTSVAYFYAGFTKRGLGYFGKYIQPTPILLPINILEDFTKPLSLSFRLFGNILADELVVAVLVSLVPIVVPIPVMFLGLFTSGIQALIFATLAAAYIGESMEGHH; encoded by the coding sequence ATGGATATTTTACAATTTCCTATTAACATGCTGAATTATTTCTACGAGATATCCGGTGTGGAAGTAGGTCAGCATTTTTATTGGCAAATAGGGGGGTTTCAAGTTCATGCACAGGTACTTATAACTTCCTGGATTGTAATTGCTGTCTTATTAGGTTCAGCTACTCTAGCTGTTCGAGACCCACAAATCATTCCGAACGGAGCACAAAATTTTTTGGAATATGTTCTCGAATTTGTTCGGGACTTGGCTAGAACTCAGATTGGCGAAGAAGAATATGGTCCCTGGGTTCCTTTTATAGGGACTATGTTTctatttatttttgtttctaactGGGCAGGTGCTCTTTTTCCTTGGGGAATTATTAAATTACCTCATGGGGAATTAGCCGCACCTACAAATGATATTAATACCACAGTAGCTCTAGCTTTGCTCACATCAGTAGCTTATTTTTATGCAGGTTTTACAAAGAGGGGTTTAGGCTATTTTGGTAAATATATTCAACCAACCCCAATACTTTTACCAATTAACATATTAGAAGATTTTACAAAACCTCTATCACTTAGTTTTCGACTTTTTGGAAATATATTAGCTGACGAATTAGTAGTTGCCGTTCTTGTTTCCTTAGTACCTATAGTGGTACCTATACCTGTAATGTTCCTAGGATTATTTACAAGTGGTATTCAAGCTCTAATCTTTGCAACTCTAGCCGCAGCTTATATAGGCGAATCCATGGAGGGTCatcattaa
- the LOC131057477 gene encoding ATP synthase subunit alpha, chloroplastic, whose product MVTIRPDEISSIIRKQIEQYNNEVQVVNIGTVLQVGDGIARIHGLDKVMAGELVEFVDGTVGIALNLESDNVGAVLMGDGLMIQEGSSVRATGKIAQIPVSDAYLGRVVNALARPIDGKGKISSSESRLIESPAPGIISRRSVYEPLQTGLIAIDSMIPIGRGQRELIIGDRQTGKTAVATDTIINQKNQNVICVYVAIGQKASSVAQVVNTFEDRGAMEYTIVVAETADSPATLQYLAPYTGAALAEYFMYKEQHTLIIYDDLSKQAQAYRQMSLLLRRPPGREAYPGDVFYLHSRLLERAAKLNSQLGGGSLTALPIVETQAGDVSAYIPTNVISITDGQIFLSADLFNAGIQPAINVGLSVSRVGSAAQMKAMKQVAGKLKLELAQLAELEAFAQFASDLDKATQDQLARGQRLRELLKQSQSDPLTVEEQIAMIYTGTNGYLDALDIVQVKKFILKLREYLVKNKPQFGEIIRSTGILTEQAEGLLKEAIQENIQLFLMLGIR is encoded by the coding sequence ATGGTAACTATTCGACCCGATGAAATCAGTAGTATAATACGTAAACAGATTGAACAATATAATAACGAGGTCCAAGTTGTTAATATTGGTACTGTACTTCAAGTAGGGGATGGCATTGCTCGTATTCATGGTCTTGATAAAGTAATGGCAGGGGAATTAGTAGAATTCGTAGATGGTACAGTAGGTATTGCCCTAAATCTAGAATCAGATAATGTTGGAGCTGTATTAATGGGTGATGGCTTGATGATACAAGAGGGCAGTTCCGTAAGAGCAACAGGAAAAATTGCTCAGATACCAGTAAGTGATGCTTATTTGGGTCGAGTTGTAAATGCGCTAGCTCGACCTATTGATGGTAAGGGGAAGATTTCATCTTCCGAATCTCGATTGATCGAATCTCCCGCCCCAGGTATTATTTCAAGACGTTCTGTATATGAACCTCTTCAAACGGGTCTTATTGCTATTGATTCTATGATCCCTATAGGACGCGGTCAGCGAGAATTGATTATTGGGGACAGGCAGACCGGTAAGACGGCAGTAGCTACAGATACGATTATAAATCAAAAAAATCAGAATGTAATATGTGTTTATGTCGCTATTGGCCAAAAAGCTTCTTCCGTAGCTCAGGTAGTTAATACCTTCGAAGACCGTGGCGCAATGGAGTATACCATTGTGGTAGCGGAAACTGCGGATTCTCCTGCTACATTACAATATCTTGCTCCTTATACAGGAGCAGCTTTAGCCGAATACTTTATGTATAAAGAACAACATACATTAATCATTTATGATGATCTTTCCAAACAAGCACAAGCTTATCGACAAATGTCTCTTCTATTAAGAAGACCCCCTGGCCGGGAAGCTTATCCAGGAGATGTTTTCTATTTACATTCTCGTTTATTAGAAAGAGCAGCTAAATTAAATTCTCAGTTAGGTGGAGGGAGTTTGACTGCTTTACCAATAGTGGAGACTCAAGCTGGAGATGTCTCAGCTTATATTCCAACTAACGTAATTTCCATTACCGACGGGCAAATCTTCTTATCAGCTGATCTATTCAATGCAGGAATTCAACCTGCCATTAATGTAGGTCTTTCCGTATCTAGAGTAGGATCCGCAGCTCAGATGAAAGCTATGAAACAAGTAGctggaaaattaaaattagaattagctCAACTTGCAGAGTTAGAAGCTTTTGCACAATTCGCTTCTGATCTTGATAAAGCTACACAAGATCAATTGGCAAGAGGTCAACGATTACGCGAATTGCTCAAACAATCTCAATCGGATCCTTTAACAGTGGAAGAACAAATAGCTATGATTTATACTGGAACGAATGGATATCTAGATGCATTAGATATCGTACAAGTTAAAAAATTTATCCTTAAGTTGCGCGAGTATTTAGTAAAAAATAAACCCCAGTTTGGAGAAATTATACGTTCTACTGGGATATTGACGGAACAAGCAGAAGGCCTTTTAAAAGAAGCTATTCAAGAAAATATCCAACTTTTTCTTATGTTGGGAATAAGATAA